One genomic window of Indicator indicator isolate 239-I01 chromosome 11, UM_Iind_1.1, whole genome shotgun sequence includes the following:
- the TMEM42 gene encoding transmembrane protein 42 yields the protein MLAGGGAAAAAVSGLLGAAAAAAAKLALGGAAADGWLPVLLRVGGVGLVLACNAVMWTVFAKALRLSSSSAAASVTTTASNFICSAILGKFLFGETWTPLWWVGLTVTLCGLMLLHTASPRPAQLPEEKKEA from the exons ATGCTGGCGGGCGGtggagcggcggcggcggcggtcTCGGGGCTGCTGGGAGCGGCGGCTGCCGCCGCGGCGAAGCTGGCGCTAGGTGGAGCGGCGGCCGATGGctgg ctgcctgtgctaCTTCGCGTCGGCGGTGTCGGCTTGGTGTTGGCGTGCAATGCAGTGATGTGGACAGTCTTTGCAAAAGCCCTGcggctctcctcctcctcagctgctgcctctgtgacAACCACGGCCTCCAACTTCATCTGCTCG GCCATCCTGGGCAAGTTTCTCTTTGGGGAGACGTGGACACCTCTGTGGTGGGTTGGCCTCACCGTGACGCTCTGTGGCCTCATGCTACTGCACACAGCTTCACCCCggccagcacagctgccagaggagaagaaggaggcatga